Proteins encoded in a region of the Vicia villosa cultivar HV-30 ecotype Madison, WI linkage group LG5, Vvil1.0, whole genome shotgun sequence genome:
- the LOC131601110 gene encoding ACT domain-containing protein ACR11-like produces the protein MAMAVTASSLGFHFTAATEKPVFSLPFLKVSSRFSDTKPRYFLHKTRLLSSGTTIIRRAAAPVTDVQDGNQGETDTVPTPIVIIDQDSDPNATVVKITFGDRLGALLDTMSALKSLGLNVVKANVFLDSSGKHNKFSITKADTGRKVEDPELLEAIRLTIINNLIQYHPESSSQLAMGAAFGLLPPKEQVDVDIATRINISEDGPNRSLFYVETADHPGLLVELVKSITDIDIAVESGEFDTEGLLAKAKFHVSYKGKAISKQLQQVLANSLRYFLRRPTTEESSF, from the exons ATGGCTATGGCTGTCACTGCTTCCAGTCTTGGATTTCACTTCACTGCTGCTACTGAAAAACCTGTTTTCTCTCTTCCTTTTTTGAAGGTATCTTCTAGGTTTAGTGATACCAAGCCACGTTACTTTCTTCATAAAACAAG ATTGTTATCCTCTGGAACTACGATTATCCGTCGAGCCGCAGCACCTGTTACGGATGTGCAG GATGGTAATCAAGGTGAGACTGATACCGTTCCGACCCCGATAGTTATAATTGACCAAGACTCTGATCCAAATGCAACTGTGGTAAAGATAACTTTTGGTGATCGGCTTGGAGCTCTCCTTGACACA ATGAGTGCACTAAAAAGCTTAGGCCTCAATGTTGTTAAGGCAAATGTCTTTCTGGATTCTTCTGgcaagcacaacaagttttccaTCACAAAAGC TGATACTGGCAGAAAAGTCGAAGATCCAGAGTTGTTAGAAGCAATTCGTTTGACAATTATAAATAATCTGATTCAGTATCACCCG GAATCAAGTTCTCAGTTAGCAATGGGAGCAGCTTTTGGGCTTCTACCTCCAAAAGAGCAG GTTGATGTGGACATTGCAACTCGCATAAATATTTCTGAAGATGGTCCTAATCGAAG TTTGTTCTATGTGGAGACAGCTGATCACCCTGGATTACTCGTCGAGCTTGTAAAAAGTATTACTGACATTGACATTGCTGTTGAATCTGGAGAATTCGACACTGAG GGGCTCTTGGCCAAGGCGAAGTTTCATGTTAGCTACAAGGGCAAAGCGATCAGCAAGCAGCTTCAGCAG GTTCTTGCTAACAGTTTGAGATATTTCCTGAGGCGTCCGACAACCGAGGAATCCAGTTTTTGA